A window of the Streptomyces sp. NBC_00250 genome harbors these coding sequences:
- a CDS encoding rhodanese-like domain-containing protein yields the protein MNFSPLPSVDAASVPADALVLDVREDDEWAAGHVEGALHVPMSDFVARFGEVTEAVAERGRAYVMCRVGGRSAQVTQYLVQQGFDAVNVEGGMLAWDGAGRPMVAGTGSPAFVL from the coding sequence ATGAATTTCTCCCCGCTGCCCTCGGTGGACGCGGCTTCCGTGCCGGCCGATGCCCTGGTGCTGGACGTCAGGGAGGACGACGAGTGGGCGGCCGGTCATGTCGAGGGCGCGCTGCACGTGCCGATGAGCGACTTCGTGGCCCGCTTCGGTGAGGTGACCGAGGCGGTGGCCGAGCGCGGTCGGGCGTATGTGATGTGCCGGGTGGGTGGCCGTTCGGCGCAGGTCACGCAGTATCTGGTGCAGCAGGGCTTCGACGCGGTGAACGTCGAGGGCGGAATGCTCGCCTGGGACGGTGCCGGGCGCCCGATGGTGGCGGGTACCGGAAGCCCGGCCTTCGTTCTCTGA